The DNA region GCGCCGCActttttgtcttgttctttTCGGATTAAggcatttgttttataaatgtctttttcttgCAACCAATCTCTCGATGGTAGTTTTCCTCCATCCCCAGCGGAGGGCAGGAGCTCCCAGAGGCTGTCCTGGAGCAACCTGCTGCAGAAGCTGGCTGAGCTGAAGGGGCTCAATCAGAGGTACTGCAGGAGTGAAACCGGTGAgtgtgtttagttttctttattattttctgggaaatcacaaaagcaacaaaatgaaacccTTTTGCATCTTTAAAATTTTTGAGCTCAGACTCAAACTATTCTGCATCTAAATGCAAAGCAAATTGCTCCTTGGggtcaataaaaataaagttgatctaatctatttttatctttgttccAGGATCTGTGGCAGACCTATCCCTGTCGGAGTCCGACAGTAGCTTCTTCTGTTACCCCCTTGAAGAGACCTTGGCTGCAGAGGTGGTGGGCACAATCACACAAAGCCTTAACAATGCGTCACCCATCCTGTGCTGCTCCAAACTCATCCTACCTGACCGTCTAATGTGCAACATCAGCCGAGAGCTGCTCCATCTGGCTGTCAACGAGCCCTGCGGACTGAGGGGGGCCATGATCGACCTGTGTGTGGAAAGGGGGGCTCAGGGGTTGTTGTGCACTGTGGATCAAATAGCAGTAGATGCCAGCCTGGTCCCGACCTTCCATGTGACCCTGGTTCTGAGGCCGGAGTCCGGAGGACTGTGGCCCAGGGTGCAGAAGCTCTTCAAAGGTGGAAAGCCTCCGTCGGCAATGTCTCCGAGGCGCCACAAAACTCTGAGGCTGAGCAGGAGTTTCAGGGCCATCAAGAGGAAACTGTACAGCTCAGAACTGCTGATTGAAGAATGCTGCTAACCAAAGCATTCAAGTGCCTTTCTAGACGAACTGAAATGCTTTTAATCAACCTTTACTGCagattcacttaaaaaaaaaaccccaacaacttTAATTGCACTGACATCAAGGTCCTAAAACAATTGTAATATGTGGTAAATCAAAGGACCGAACTATCTCATGGCAGCTACTCACCTGATTGCAGGTGTCTGAACACgagtcctttttcttttatatgaaTGTGgatttccactttttaaagGGAATGTGTCTTCTAGCATTACATATTACCTGCCTGAAACTGTTTTGTACCTTAAAAAgattatgagaataaattattttctattactCTGAGgcttatttcatttctttgttcaCACCATTTTAATTCAGGATTAAAATGGCGTTTGCATTGGAAATGCCCATTATGTTATAGGGCATTTCCAATGCTTAGTCTCATTTGTTCTTTCCTTCTTGAAACCCCTGAACAATCAGAAGCCTTCAAAAAGCACTTAGTGTACATATTTTTGAAAGGGTTTCTATGTATTTTACAAGTCCAGTGTCATTTTATGGGACATTCAAGTAACTTTTACCTttagctctttatttttttttatatatatatcaaatgtgactaaaaaaacaacttgactttgtaatttaacatcttgcctctttaagaagctcctgctctttcagagACTCCAAAGTTCCTCCATTAAGTCTTTAACATAGTTCTTAGAAACGTACCGAGAAGTAGCTtgcatgatgagctcagcagatgcacagtttcATCAGGCGTTTACTAATTACTGACGCTGCTGGTCTTAAGTAATAGAGAGGGAGAGTCGAGGGGAAATGGTGATCTGTGAGACCGCAGCTCCAACGAAGAGCTGTGTGTGGTAGGCGGAGCTCAGTGAGAGCAAGCGTTTAGGTAACCCataatggttgccatgggagattaaaggatttctccaaacatgcatgaaagagtcaagCCAACACTCCAGTTATGTaattgatgagggaataacattataacaaagtaaaaaaaaataatctattttacataatacccaCAAAAAAGTCTCATACATAGATTTAGTAAAAGagagtttaaaaacaaacaagacaccAGTCAATCATTGGAcaacttttattcaaataaatgtatagAATTTTAGGttgttaatttaataaatatgctTTCCTTTTATTTGTGCAACAATTGTTACTAGTTATG from Gambusia affinis linkage group LG13, SWU_Gaff_1.0, whole genome shotgun sequence includes:
- the LOC122843014 gene encoding DNA damage-inducible transcript 4 protein-like isoform X1; this encodes MSFSCNQSLDGSFPPSPAEGRSSQRLSWSNLLQKLAELKGLNQRYCRSETGSVADLSLSESDSSFFCYPLEETLAAEVVGTITQSLNNASPILCCSKLILPDRLMCNISRELLHLAVNEPCGLRGAMIDLCVERGAQGLLCTVDQIAVDASLVPTFHVTLVLRPESGGLWPRVQKLFKGGKPPSAMSPRRHKTLRLSRSFRAIKRKLYSSELLIEECC
- the LOC122843014 gene encoding DNA damage-inducible transcript 4 protein-like isoform X2, which gives rise to MSFPPSPAEGRSSQRLSWSNLLQKLAELKGLNQRYCRSETGSVADLSLSESDSSFFCYPLEETLAAEVVGTITQSLNNASPILCCSKLILPDRLMCNISRELLHLAVNEPCGLRGAMIDLCVERGAQGLLCTVDQIAVDASLVPTFHVTLVLRPESGGLWPRVQKLFKGGKPPSAMSPRRHKTLRLSRSFRAIKRKLYSSELLIEECC